A genomic window from Yoonia rosea includes:
- a CDS encoding heavy metal translocating P-type ATPase: MQQTTSDRLKTALLLFSVAGLLAGLALYFNGRSDIASIVWFAGVAPVLAALIIEIIRSLWQGEVGLDIVAALSMTAALVFGETLAAAVVAVMYSGGTFLESFAEGRARREMRDLLARVPRTATRYKNGGLEEVALDAIQPGDLLLIRQGDVVPVDGTVASEGAFVDTSALTGESLPARLARGAEAMSGATNAGEPFDLTATRLAEDSTYAGIVRLVEEAQRSKAPMARLADRWSLGFLAVTVSIAFAAWWFTGDPIRAVAVLVVATPCPLILAVPVALVAGLSRAAHFGILIKGAGPLETMARIGTLILDKTGTLTDGRPQIVSIDSRDGSDGDEILRLAAALDQASKHPVAQAVVAAAKARDLALPIPSEVTEIPGEGVIGQVEGNRVIVGGADFVAQRIGHPEGDHPAGAAGSVLVAIAVDGKMAGYLVMADPLRDGTDAMLARLRREGITRLLLATGDRAAVAERITKGLGFDSVQAGLTPDMKVELVLEERKSSPVMMVGDGVNDAPALAAADVGVAMGARGAAASAEAADVVLLVDRVDRLGQGIEIARRARRIAVQSVVAGIGLSVAGMIAAAFGYLTPVQGALLQEAIDVAVILNALRALWIEPAGITENQSTFGANRKSPV; encoded by the coding sequence ATGCAACAGACCACCTCTGACCGGTTAAAGACAGCGCTTTTGCTGTTCTCGGTTGCGGGTTTGCTGGCGGGGCTGGCGCTCTACTTCAATGGAAGAAGCGATATCGCCAGCATCGTCTGGTTTGCGGGCGTTGCGCCTGTGCTTGCAGCACTCATCATTGAGATCATCCGCAGCCTTTGGCAGGGCGAGGTCGGATTGGATATTGTTGCGGCACTTTCGATGACCGCAGCGCTCGTCTTTGGTGAAACATTGGCCGCGGCCGTCGTCGCGGTCATGTACTCGGGCGGCACCTTTCTGGAAAGCTTTGCCGAGGGGCGCGCCCGCCGTGAAATGCGTGATTTGTTGGCACGTGTCCCCCGCACGGCAACCCGCTACAAGAATGGTGGTTTGGAAGAGGTCGCACTCGACGCCATTCAACCGGGTGACCTCTTGCTGATCCGGCAGGGCGACGTTGTTCCCGTCGATGGTACTGTCGCCTCGGAGGGCGCTTTCGTTGACACCTCGGCGCTGACCGGTGAATCACTGCCCGCCCGCCTCGCACGCGGCGCAGAGGCGATGAGCGGCGCGACGAATGCGGGCGAACCCTTTGACCTGACAGCAACGCGGTTGGCCGAGGACAGCACCTATGCCGGAATCGTGCGTCTGGTCGAAGAGGCCCAACGCTCCAAAGCGCCCATGGCACGCCTCGCGGATCGGTGGTCCCTCGGATTTCTTGCGGTCACAGTTTCGATTGCTTTTGCCGCATGGTGGTTCACCGGCGATCCGATCAGAGCCGTCGCCGTGCTTGTGGTGGCGACGCCCTGCCCTTTGATCCTTGCCGTGCCCGTCGCACTGGTGGCCGGTCTTTCGCGCGCCGCGCATTTCGGCATCTTGATCAAAGGTGCCGGACCGCTTGAGACGATGGCCCGGATCGGGACGCTGATTCTCGACAAGACAGGCACGCTGACAGACGGACGACCGCAGATTGTGTCCATTGACAGCCGCGACGGCAGTGATGGCGATGAAATCCTGCGCCTTGCCGCGGCACTTGATCAGGCGTCAAAGCACCCGGTCGCGCAAGCCGTCGTCGCGGCAGCGAAAGCGCGCGATCTTGCGTTACCGATTCCATCTGAGGTTACCGAGATCCCCGGAGAGGGGGTGATTGGCCAAGTCGAGGGAAACAGGGTGATCGTGGGCGGAGCCGATTTTGTCGCCCAACGTATCGGGCATCCGGAGGGCGATCACCCCGCTGGCGCAGCAGGTTCTGTTCTTGTTGCCATTGCGGTTGACGGCAAAATGGCCGGATATCTCGTGATGGCCGATCCCTTGCGTGACGGTACAGACGCCATGCTTGCGCGACTGCGCCGCGAAGGGATCACTCGCCTACTTCTGGCAACGGGCGACAGGGCGGCGGTCGCAGAGCGGATCACTAAGGGTCTCGGGTTCGACAGTGTCCAGGCAGGGCTGACACCCGATATGAAGGTAGAGCTGGTGCTGGAAGAGCGCAAAAGCAGTCCAGTGATGATGGTTGGAGACGGCGTAAATGATGCGCCGGCCCTAGCCGCCGCAGATGTAGGCGTCGCCATGGGCGCGCGGGGTGCTGCCGCATCGGCCGAGGCGGCGGATGTTGTTTTGCTCGTGGACAGGGTTGACCGTCTGGGTCAGGGGATTGAAATCGCGCGCCGTGCCCGCCGTATCGCCGTCCAGAGTGTGGTCGCGGGTATTGGCCTATCGGTTGCGGGAATGATTGCCGCAGCCTTTGGCTATCTGACACCGGTTCAGGGCGCACTGTTGCAAGAAGCGATCGACGTGGCCGTTATCCTGAACGCGCTGCGTGCGCTTTGGATCGAACCGGCTGGCATAACAGAAAACCAAAGCACGTTCGGAGCCAACCGCAAATCGCCGGTATAG
- a CDS encoding helix-turn-helix domain-containing GNAT family N-acetyltransferase, with protein sequence MTQSISLQRIDKVRAVSRAIVRELGFMQKGLAGTDLSPSAVHTILELGYGTVTKASDLGDMLHLEKSTVSRLVQKLTEDGLIEAKSNHADRRTRQLDLTKNGRVLLKTLEEFGRMQMRSAFEHLSNDDLTKVEAGLALFAKALRGLGSSASGSTAVEIRQGYYSSVIASVVGLHATYYATNYGFGAVFERKVATEMSEFMGRLESPMNTTFSAFLGETLLGSVSLDGEDLGKGVGHLRWFIVSPESQGMGIGNLLLEKATSFVDATGFDRTRLWTFKGLDTARHLYEKHGFELTRETPGRQWGTEVIEQEFERKRT encoded by the coding sequence ATGACACAGTCCATTTCCTTACAGCGTATCGACAAAGTGCGTGCAGTATCACGTGCCATTGTCCGAGAACTTGGTTTCATGCAGAAGGGGCTGGCTGGAACCGATTTGTCTCCATCAGCTGTGCATACCATTCTTGAGTTGGGCTACGGCACGGTCACAAAGGCAAGTGACCTGGGCGACATGCTGCACTTGGAGAAGTCCACGGTTAGCCGCCTTGTCCAAAAACTCACCGAGGACGGACTGATCGAGGCTAAGTCCAACCACGCCGACCGACGTACTCGGCAACTCGATCTTACAAAGAACGGCAGAGTTCTTCTGAAAACTCTGGAGGAATTTGGACGTATGCAAATGAGGTCTGCCTTTGAACACCTTTCGAACGATGATCTCACAAAGGTTGAAGCGGGTTTGGCGCTCTTCGCCAAGGCGCTGCGAGGACTAGGGTCCAGCGCTTCCGGCTCCACTGCCGTGGAGATTCGCCAAGGGTATTACTCATCTGTAATCGCCTCCGTCGTTGGACTGCACGCCACGTATTACGCAACCAATTACGGGTTCGGTGCGGTCTTTGAGAGGAAGGTTGCGACTGAAATGTCGGAGTTCATGGGGCGCCTAGAGAGCCCTATGAATACGACGTTTTCCGCTTTCCTTGGCGAGACACTTCTTGGTTCGGTCTCTCTGGATGGAGAAGACCTTGGAAAAGGTGTCGGCCATCTAAGGTGGTTTATCGTCAGTCCCGAGTCCCAAGGCATGGGTATCGGTAACTTGCTCCTTGAAAAGGCGACATCGTTTGTGGATGCGACCGGCTTCGACCGGACCCGTCTTTGGACGTTCAAGGGGCTCGATACGGCGCGCCACCTCTATGAAAAGCACGGGTTCGAACTGACCCGTGAAACACCCGGAAGGCAATGGGGCACCGAGGTCATCGAACAAGAGTTCGAGCGAAAGCGGACCTGA